CCGCCATGTTCATGCCGTCCGCGCCGTGGCTGCCGAAAGCCGCTGCATTCAAGCGCGCGGTCGATCTGCCCGTGTTTCATGCGGCGAAGATCGCCGATCTCGCCACCGCGCGTTACGCAATCCGCGAAGGCCTGCTCGACATGGTCGGCATGACGCGCGCGCATATCGCCGAGCCGCATCTCGTGAAGCTCGTCGAAGCGGGCAAGGAAGACGAGGCGCGGCCGTGCGTCGGCGCATCGTTCTGCCGCAATTTCCGCGCGACGTGCATCCATAACCCGGCGACATCGCGCGAAACGTACCTCACGCACGACATACCGGAAGCCGCGCAGAAGAAGCGCGTGCTGATCGTCGGCGCGGGACCGGCGGGCCTCGAAGCGGCACGCGTTTGCGCGACGCGCGGCCATGACGTCACCGTGCTCGAGGCGAACTCGACGGCGGGCGGGCAGATGCTGCTCGCGGCGACCGGAAGCTGGCGGCGCGATCTCATCGGCATCGTCGATTGGCGCGTGTCCGCGCTCGAACGGCTGAATGTCGATGTGCGTTACAACCACTACGCCGAAGTGAGCGACGTGCTCGATCATGGCGCGGACGTCGTCATCATCGCGACGGGCGGCTTGCCGGATCTCGATGCGCTGCCGGGCGCGCGGTACTGCAAGACCGTGTTCGATGCGCTCACGGAAACGCCGCCGCGCCAAGGCAGCGCGATCGTCTACGACGGCACCGGCCGCCACAACGCCTATCTGTGCGCGGAACGTTATGTGGATGCGGGCCTCGACGTATCGCTTGCGCTCATCGACAGCACGCCCGCGCAGGAAACCGGCGGACGCGGCGACGATCAGGTCTGGATGCGCAACATCGCGCGCTGGGACGTGCCCGTGCGGACGAACATCGAACTGATCGAAGTGAACGCGCTCGCGAACGGCAAGCGCCGCGCCGTGTTCCGTCATCTTCTGACGGATGATCTCGTCGAAGTGGAAGCGGATCATGTAGTCGTCGAGCGCGGCATGCTCGCGGTGGACGATCTTTACGAAGCGGCGCGCATGTATTCGGCCAACGACGGCTATACCGATCTCGAAGCGTTCGCAACGGGTAAGCCGCAACCCGCGACGCCCGCGGAAGAAGGGCGATTCCGGCTATACCGCATCGGCGACGCGAGCGCGTCGCGCGACATCCACACGGCCATATACGACGCATACAGGCTTTGCCTTGCGCTCTAGAAGGCAAGTCAGAAAGCAGAGGCCCTGAATGAACATACCGACCGTTGCTATCAGGCGACTGCGAGCAGATGAATGGCGACTGCTTAGAGATCTGCGCCTGCAAGCACTCAGAAGCGACCCGGCTTCATTCTGGGAAACGGAAACCGAGGCGCGAGCCTACGACGATTCGTATTGGAGCGCATTCGCCGAGCGGCTCGCGACCCCTGATGGTTCTCGTTTTTTTATGCTCGAGGTGGATGGCACCATCATCGGCACGGTCTTCGGCACCAGGAAAGGCGAGCACGAGTACCGCGTCGGCGGGCTTTGGATCGCACCGCCTTCGAGACGCAAAGGATATGGCTCGCTTCTGGTTCAGCGCGTCGTGAATTGGGCGAACGATGACCCTTCGGCAGCTATTCGACTCTGGTGCCATGTCGGGCCGCAGACCGCGTTCTATAGCAAGAACGGCTTCCACTCATTAGGCACGTTAAGACAGCATGAGTCGGATGGACGACAGATTGTCGAGATGCAGTGGTCTTGCGCGCAGGCAGGTTAGTGCGTTTCAGATGACGCGCCCGCTTGCTGGATGGAATGGACACCGCACTGCCTTCCGGCAAGACGCCGTTCACCAACCCGAAAAGCGAGGCCAAGTCGAGATTTCCCCGTCGGGGCCGAGTGCCACATACTCGGGATATTGCGCGCCGGTTGCACACGCATGATTGGGAAGGATGCGCAGCCTCGTGCCGATGGGAAATTTCTTCGCGATGTCCGCGTCCGGCGAATCGTCGCGCGCAATCACGCCGTGTTCCTGATTTGCGGTGACCATCCGGTAGTCACCGAGTTCGTTGCCGTCCTCTGCACAAACGAGCCCATAACCGAAGTCGCGTTTTTGCCGTTGTGTGCCCCGATCCCGGCTCATTGCCATCCAGCCGGCATCGACGATCGCCCATCCTTTATCCGGTTGATGGCCGATAACGGTAGTAAGGACGCTCAAAGCGATCTCGTTCGTCGCGTTCACACCGACGTTATGCATCACCAGGTCGAAGAAAACGTAGACGCCTGCGCGAACCTCCGTGACACCTTCGAGGTGTTCCGCAGCAAGAGCGGTGGGCGTGGACCCGATGCTCACGACGTCACAGGCGATGCCCGCGGCACGCAGACGTTCCGCGGCGCGAACAGTGCCCGCACGCTCCTGTTCGGCGATGCGCATCAGTGCGTCCGGTGTGTCGTATTCGTAGCTGGACCCCGCGTGCGCAATGACGCCGCCGAGTCGCATACCGCCGTCGACCAGAGCCCTGGCGACCGGTAGCAAAGCGGGGTCTTCCGGAGCAATACCGGAGCGGTGACCGTCGACATCGATCTCGATCCAGATTTCGAAGGCCTCGCCATGCGCGCGTCCGAAGGCAACGATTTCTTCGACGCCCGCGAGGCTGTCGGCAAGGAGCTTCAGATCGCATCCAGCGCGTCGAAGAGCGAGCGCCTGCGACAACTTGCCCGGTGCGATACCAACCGCGTAGACGATGTCGCGCACGCCCGCGGCAAAGAACTGCTCTGCCTCCTTCAGGGTCGAGACGGTAATGCCGCGTGCTCCCGCGGCGATCTGCGCTTGCACGACGGGCTTGCACTTACTGGTCTTCACGTGCGGCCGGAACGCAACGCCAAGCGCATTGAGGCGTTCTTGCATTCGCGTGATGTTGCGGTTCATGCGCGCGACGTCGATCAGAGCGGCCGGTGTGTTCAACGACTGCAGGTTCAAAGCGGGACCCCTCACTAAGTTACCGGCGCGAATCGTCGAGTGTCGAACGCAACGCAGCCCGGATTGAACCCGCACTATAGAAGTCGAACCTGTGCCCGTGTTTAACGGAAGATAAACGGACAGTTAAACGGGACTGAATCTCTGCGGGTGCCTCCACGGTGCCGGATCGAATGCGCGCTTCGCAGCTTCAAGGAAGATTCGTTGACGGTTCGTGATGGCATGCCGGGATGGCAAGAGCGCCATGATCGGCGCGGGCTCCAGTCGCCACTCGGGGAGAAGCCGCACCAGCTTGCCTGCCGCAATGAGTCCCGCGGCGCTCCACTCAGAACGCTCGATGATGCCCAAGCCGTCCGCGGCCCAGTCGCTTATAACGGTGCCGTCGTTCGAGGATAGCGACCCGGACAGCCTCACAGTGATGCCTTTGACGCCGGGTCTGCGGGCTTTTCCGTCCGGCATGAACCGTAGGCGGGTGACATCTTCGTCGTTCTCGCGCAGCGTCAGGCACTCGTAGCGCTGAAGATCGGTCGGATGATCGAGTCGGTCCATCCGTCGCGCGAATTCAGGGCTTGCGCATAGAAAGCGCTCGTTTGGCGCCAGGAAATGGCCGACCCAGGACGACGATTTGGCTGTACCGATCGACAACACGACGTCAGCGCCCGACGCGGCTGAGAGAGGGCTCTCGGCCAGAACGAGCGACACCCCAAGGTTCGGATGCTGGAGATGCAGTTCTCGAACCAAGGGCGCTATGTGTGCCCGGCCAAAGCCGAACGGCGCGACGATACGCAAGTGGCCGCTTACGCTGCCTGACTGCTCCGCGACTCGAGTCGCAATTGATTCGATCCTCTCGAGTATCTCGATCGATTCTTGCAGGAGCTTCACGCCCTCGTCGGTAAGTGTCACGCCACGCGCTTCACGAACGGCAAGTTGCAGCCCGAGTCGCTCTTCCAGTCGCTGCAGACGAACCGAGACGGCTGGAGGCGTCAGGTTCAGCACGCGTGCTGCGGCGGCGAGCGAGCGCGACCCGCCCAGCGCGCGAAACAACCGCATGTCCTCGAGTTCGATCATTAAAGGGCCCTTAAGCACATGTTCAGTCGTTATTAAACACGCCAGAATTCCTGGCCCTTATCGTATTGCGATCCAGACAAGGTTGCCGTTACGCGGTCTCAGACGAGGCACGTCGATGATGCGGGCAAACGACGACTCACTCGTTAAATTCGATTTAACGAACAATTAGTCTAGCGTTAATTGTCGTTTATTTTGTTCGAAAGATAATGAATACACGCGACACCGCCTTCGAGGTCCGCACTCCGGGCCGCCTCGCGGTGCATGCGACAACACAAGGAAAAGGTAGGACCATGGACTCGAAAGCACATACCGATTTCGGCGTTTCCAAGGCAGTCTATAGGCCGATGACCTCGGCAGACATTGCGACCGCGCACGAAATGTCGCTTGCGGTTTCATGGCCGCACCGTCCGGAGGACTGGGAACTCGCGCTGATCACGGGCACCGGATTCGTAGCGGAATTGAATGGCAGCGTCATCGGAACGGCGATCTGCTGGAAGCACGGACCGGAGCGAGCGTCGCTGGGCCTCGTGATTGTGTCGGACGCGTATCAAGGGCGCGGAATTGGCCGCAAGCTCATGCAGATGATGCTCGAGGAACTCGGTTCGCGCGTCACGTTTCTACACGCGACGCCGGCCGGCCAGCCTCTGTACGAGACGCTCGGCTTCGACGTCTGCGGGATGCTCAACCAGCACCAGGGACGAGTGACGACGACTATCGCCGTCAAGCTGCCTGTTGGCCTTGAATTGCGCGAAGCGCAAACGGAAGACTTTGACCGGCTGAATGCCATGGCGACGCGTGCTACGGGTCTCGAGCGTGAAGGCATGCTTCGAGAACTGTTTCGGGTAGCACACGCCGTTGTGCTCGAACGTGACGGCGCCATCATGGGCTTCTCCGTGTTCCGTCGCTTCGGTCGTGGTTACGTGGTCGGCCCGGTCATCGCGTCGGAATCGGTGGACGATATCTACGCCAAGGCTTTGATCGGATTCTGGCTCGAGGGTCGCGAGAACGAATATATCCGTGTCGATGTGCCCGATGGCTCGAGCCTCGACGACTGGCTCAACGCGCAGGGGCTGCCTTGCGTGGACTCGACCGTCAAGATGGTGCGCAACGCTTCGGCCAACACGCATCGTGATTCTCCCGATCCCGACCTGAGATGGTACGGCCTGATCAGCCAGGCCATGTTCTGATCGAGTGCCGGCATTTCTCAAACAATCGGCGTCGAAGCAAGGGCGGTCGCTAGGCGACGTGCAGGCCACGTCTCTCCGAGTACTGAGGGTCTGGTGCTTCTCAAGACTGTGGGCGGCCGGAAGCTGTCGAGATCGGTGGTGAGTGAACGATTGCCTTGTTCACTTCTGGGCTTTTACGAACGCGCTTACAGATGTCTCACTCGCGGACCATTTTGAGTCGCTCGGTATTCGAGGGTCTCGCGGCTGTCATCGTGCACTTCGGGTCGGTCAGCGTTAAGCTCATCTTAATGCCGCCTTAATTGACCATTCAACAACGCTGGCGGCCCCTGTCCAATAATCTGCATGTCGGTTTCACCTTCTTGCTTCTCGGGAGTTCATCGTTCATGCGTGTACCGTTGACCAGCCTACTCGGCACCGACCCGTTGCCTGCCAGCGCCGATGTGGTTGTCATTGGTGCAGGCATTGTCGGAACGTTTACGGCTTGGTTCCTGGCGAAGCGTGGGGTGAAGGTCGCCGTTGTCGAGAAAGGACTTGTCGGATGTGAGCAGTCGAGCCGCAATTGGGGCTGGGTGCGCCAGCAAAATCGCGACGCGCGTGAGTTGCCAATCGCAACAGAAAGTCTTCGACTGTGGGAGCAGTTCGAGGCGGAATCGGGAGAGACCACCGGATTCAGGCGCAGCGGGCTACTGTACTTCAGCAACGATGAAGCCGAGATCGCTCGTTGGGCACGCTGGTGCGACTTTGCCCGTACTGCTGGCGTGAAGACCGAAGTATTCGGTAGCAGTGAAGCCAAGAAGCGCGGCGGGGCGACCGGGCGGCAGTGGAAGGGCGGCGTTTTCGCTCCTACGGACGGTACCGCTGATCCCGGCCTTGCCGCCACCGCCGTCGCACGCGCGGTTCGCAAGCTGGGCGGCACCGTCCACCAGAACTGCGCGGCACGCGGCATCGAAACAATGGGCGGCCGAGTAAGCGGCGTGGTGACGGAGCGAGGCACTATCCGCACGCCGGTTGCAGTTCTGTCGGGTGGCGCCTGGGCATCGACATTCTGTCGGCAACTCGGGATTCGCTTCCCGCAGGCGACAATCCGTGCATCTGTCGCAGCGGTCTCTCTTCCTAGCGGGACCTTGCCCGACGCCCTGCATACGAAGGACGTCACGATCACGCGCCGCGGCGAAAATCTCTACACACTCGCAATCAGCGGACTCGGACGGTTCGATCCTACCTGGCAAAAGGCGCGGTTCGCCCGCGACTTTCTACCTATGTTTTCGAGCCGTTGGCGCAGCCTGAGCCTTGGAACCTTGGAGGGGATGCGCTCAGGCCATGAAAGCATGGCACGTTGGGCGCTGGACCAGCCCACTCCGATGGAACGCATGCGGGTGCTCGACCCGACTCCAGACGAACAAACGATAGCGGAAACCCGTCGGCGGGCAGCCGCGCTATGCCCGGCGATCGCGACCGCCCAGTCGGCCGGCTCCTGGGCGGGTTATATCGACATGACGCCCGACGGCGTGCCCGTGATCGGCGAATCCGCGAAGCTTCCTGGCTTTTTGATGGCGGCGGGGTTGAGCGGTCATGGCTTCGGCATCGGCCCTGGCGTCGGTCATCTCGCGGCAGATCTCGTTACAGGCGCGACGCCGATTGTCGATCCACTGCCGTATACGCATGGGCGCTTCGAGCAATCCGTTTGGGGAAAGGTGGCCGACTTCTGAGAGCGATGGCACGTGGCGGCTTGGCTTGTCTTGCTCGAACAACCGCATTCGCTGCATCCCGCCTGGATGCTGCCATTGACACGAGGATTTCGTATGAATTCAATTCGCCCGAAATACATCACGTTCGACTGCCACGGCACACTCATTCACTTCGAGATGAACGAAGCGGCGCGCGCCTTGTATAGCTCCATGCTGACGACTGAGCAAATGACACGGTTCTGCCAGCTTTTCGCTGCGTATCGGCTAGACGAAGCAATGGGAGACTGGAAGCCTTTCGCACAGGTTGTCCATAATGCGCTCGAGCGCGCCACCAAGGTATTCAAGCTGCCATTCCGTGCGGAAGACGCGCTGGCGATCTACGAGAGCATTCCGACGTGGGCTCCGCATCCTGATGTGCCGGGCGGCCTTGCAAAGGTAGCAAAGGAGATTCCACTGGTCATCCTGACCAATTCCATGAACGCGCAGATTCAGCATAACGTTGCGAAGCTCGGAGCGCCGTTTCACGCCGTACTGACTGCAGAGCAAGCGGGTGCGTACAAGCCACGCCTGCGAGCGTTCGAATACATGTTCGACACGCTCGGCTGCGGACCGGATGATATTTTGCATGTCTCATCGTCGTTCCGATACGACCTCATGTCCGCACACGATATGGGCGTCAAGAACAAGGTCTTCGTGAATCGGGGACATGAGCCGGCCAATCCGTTCTATGAGAATACCGAGATTCGCGATATTAGCGGTCTGGCTAGCGTAGTCGGTCTGTAGAGCGCGTGCTTGCTACGGGAAATCGCAGTGGCATCGCCCATTAGGGAAAAGGAAGTCCCGATGCAATTGACATCTTACTGGCTGGATACCTCGGAGCCCTTCGTTAGCCGCTCGACCGGACTGCCGTTGGATTCATGCGACGTGGTGGTGGTCGGCGGTGGCATCACGGGTACGACGGCAGCACTCGAACTTGCGAAGAGGGGAGCGAGTGTCGTTGTCTGCGAGGCCGGGACGGTAGGACAGGCCGCATCGGGTCGCAACGGCGGTATGTGCAACAACGGATTCGCACAGGATTACGGAACAATGGCGAGTCTGATCGGCGTCGAGCGCGCGAACGAGATTTACCGTGCCTTCGATGCGGGCGTCGACACCGTTGAGCGGCTGGTGCGCGAGGAGTCGATCGACTGTGATTTCGCACGGAGCGGTAAGCTGAAGCTCGCGGCCAAGCCCGCACATTTCGACAAGCTCGCGCGCAGTCACGCGCTACTGGCCTCGAACGTCGATCCCGATACACGGCTTCTCACGCGTGCGCAATTGCGCGACGAGATCGGTTCCGACCGGTATCACGGCGGCCTGATATTCGGTAAAAGCGCCGGCATGCACGTCGGCCGTTACGTGCGCGGTTTGGCGCGGGCGGCGGAAGCGCGCGGCGCCCATATTCTCGAACACAATCCCGTTTTAGAACTCAGACGCCAGCCGCGTGGGGGCTATCGAATCAGGACGCCGCGTGGCGAGATTCGTGCGAAGCAGGTGCTTCTTGCGAGCGGTGTGACGCAGGTCGGGCCGTTTGGATGGGTCCGCCGTCGCATCGTGCCGGTCGGCGCTTTCCTGATCGTCACTGAGAAATTGCCCGTCGATTTGCTCGATCGGTTACTGCCGCGAAGACGAATGGCAACGGACACGAAGAACTTCGTCAACTTCTTCCGCACGACGCCGGATGATCGCTTGCTCTTTGGTGGACGGGCTCAGTTTGCGGTATCGACTCCGCGTGCCGACGAGCAAAGCGGCAAGATCTTGCAACAGCAACTCACTAGCGTCTTTCCGGAACTCGCCAATACGCGAATCGACTACTGTTGGGGAGGCATGGTCGACATGACGAAGAATCGTCTGCCCCGCGCAGGAGAGCGTGACGGCGTTTATTACTCGATGGGATACAGCGGCCACGGCACGCAGATGTCGACCTTGATGGGTACGCGCATGGCGGACATCATGGACGGCCGCGGAGACCTCAACCCGTGGAAAGACCTTAGTTGGCCGGCAATTCCCGGCCACTTCGGCAAACCATGGTTCCTGCCGATTGTCGGCGCCTGGTATCGGTATAAGGACGCAACGCAATGACAACTCCGCTCGAGCATCTTTCTCACTCCGGACATCTCAGGCAGATTTTCGTTGACGGCGCATGGACCGATCCCCACGGCACGACGAGCGTGCCACTGATTTGCCCGTCCACCGGCGAGACGCTCGCGGAGTTGCCGCTCGGCGATGCAAACGACGTCGAGCGTGCTGTGCAAGCGGCGCGCGGAGCTTTCGCGCATTGGTCCATCACGACGCCGCAACAGCGGGCGCACTATCTGGACCGGATCCACACACTGATGCTGGAGCGCGCCGAGATGTTCGCGCAGTCCTTGACGACCGAAATGGGCGCGCCGATCTCCTATGCGCGCGGTTCGCATGTGCCTCTTGCGGCAGAGCATCTGCGCGTCGCCCGCGATAATCTGGCGGATTATCCCTTCCGCGTTCGGCGCGGCTCGACGGCGATCGTTCGCGAACCCATCGGAGTCTGTGCGCTAATCACCCCGTGGAACTGGCCCATCTACCAGATCACGGCGAAAGTGGGCCCTGCGCTCGCAGCAGGATGCACCATCGTTTTGAAGCCAAGCGAGTTGTCGCCTTTGAGCGCGCTGCTGTTCGCCGAAGTGATCGAAGAGGCAGGGCTGCCCGCGGGCGTATTCAATCTCGTCAACGGCACTGGCCCGGAAGTTGGCGAGCGGATGGCCGCGCATCCGCAGGTGGACATGGTGTCCATTACGGGGTCCACGCGTGCGGGAATTCTGGTCGCGCAGGCGGCCGCGCCGACTGTCAAGCGCGTCGCCCAGGAACTTGGCGGAAAATCGCCCAACATCCTGTTGCCGGACGCGGACTTGTCGCGAGCAGTGACGTTGGGAGTGAGTGCCGCGTTCCGCAACATGGGTCAATCGTGCAGCGCGCCGACGCGAATGATCGTGCCGCGTGACCTTCTTCCGGACGTCGAAACGCTTGCGGTCGCGGTAGTCGATGCGATGGTGGTCGGCGACCCTTTCGATGAAGCGACGACGCACGGGCCGCTTGCGAACGGCGTGCAGTTCGAACGAGTGCAGACAATGATCGAGGCTGGCGTCGACGAACGCGCCAAGTTGCTCGTCGGTGGTCCCGGTAGGCCGGTCGAGGATAGTCGAGGCTGGTTCACGCGGCCGACTGTATTCTCGGACGTGCATTCCGATATGACGATTGCGCGTGAGGAGATTTTCGGACCCGTGTTGGCAATTCTTCCTTACCGCGATGTCGACGAGGCCGTTGAGATAGCCAATGACACCGTGTACGGACTGGGCGCGCACGTACAAGGCAGAGACCTCGATAGGGCGCGTGCCGTAGCCGCGCGGATTCGATCGGGCCAGGTGCATCTGAATTACCCGGCCTGGGACCCGCAGGCGCCTTTCGGCGGCTACAAACAATCCGGCAACGGACGCGAGTACGGCGTAGAGGGGATGGAGGAGTATCTGGAGGTCAAATCCATCCTCGGTTATTACGCGTAGCGATACGTGCTCGGCTCATCGAGGGCGGGCGCCATACCGATATCGACTCACCACAGGCTGTTCGCAGGATCGAAAAAATGAATACCGCTGCCGAACTTGATACCTCGCTTCCTTTCTATCATGCGCAACGCGAGCAATGGACCGGGCTGCGGCGTGATCTACATGCCAACCCCGAGTTGCGGTTCGAGGAAACGCGTACGGCCGATGTGGTCGCACGCGAACTGGAATCGCTCGGCTATGCACCTGTACGCGGACTTGGAGGGACCGGCGTGGTTGCGAGCCTGCCCGGATCGGACCCGTCACGGGGCATCGTCCTGCGGGCGGACCTGGACGCGCTTCCGATTCACGAAGCGAACTCGTTTGCGCATGCGTCATGCAGGGCCGGTGTGATGCACGCCTGCGGCCACGACGGGCATACGGTGATGCTGCTCGGTGCCGCCGAGATACTCAAGGCGTTGCCGACACTGCCAGGCTCGGTGCATTTCGTGTTTCAACCTGGCGAGGAAGGCGGCGCGGGAGCGCGCAAGATGATCGACGACGGATTGTTCGAGCGTTTCCCGACCGAGGCGGTGTTCGGCATGCACAATTGGCCGGGGCTTCCCGCAGGCGAATTCGGGCTGCGCACTGGGCCGATCATGGCGTCGGGCTCGCGCTTCCGGATCGTCGTGACGGGCCGAGGCGCGCATGCGGCGCAGCCCCAGCTCGGACTCGATCCGATCCCGCTTGCATGTTCGATCGTCCTTCAATGCCAGACCATTGCCGCGCGCCATAAAGATCCGGTGGATCCCGGCGTGATCTCGGTATGCATGGTGCATGCCGGCGATACGGACAATGTGATTCCCGAATCGGCCGAACTGCGTGGCACGATCCGCACGCTGTCGTCGGCATTGCAGCAGCAGTTGCAACGCGACATCCGGACAATGTGCGAGGGCCTCGCCGCGGCTTACGGCGCGCGCGTCCAGGTGGAGTACTTT
The sequence above is a segment of the Caballeronia sp. Lep1P3 genome. Coding sequences within it:
- a CDS encoding GNAT family N-acetyltransferase — its product is MDSKAHTDFGVSKAVYRPMTSADIATAHEMSLAVSWPHRPEDWELALITGTGFVAELNGSVIGTAICWKHGPERASLGLVIVSDAYQGRGIGRKLMQMMLEELGSRVTFLHATPAGQPLYETLGFDVCGMLNQHQGRVTTTIAVKLPVGLELREAQTEDFDRLNAMATRATGLEREGMLRELFRVAHAVVLERDGAIMGFSVFRRFGRGYVVGPVIASESVDDIYAKALIGFWLEGRENEYIRVDVPDGSSLDDWLNAQGLPCVDSTVKMVRNASANTHRDSPDPDLRWYGLISQAMF
- a CDS encoding haloacid dehalogenase type II — protein: MNSIRPKYITFDCHGTLIHFEMNEAARALYSSMLTTEQMTRFCQLFAAYRLDEAMGDWKPFAQVVHNALERATKVFKLPFRAEDALAIYESIPTWAPHPDVPGGLAKVAKEIPLVILTNSMNAQIQHNVAKLGAPFHAVLTAEQAGAYKPRLRAFEYMFDTLGCGPDDILHVSSSFRYDLMSAHDMGVKNKVFVNRGHEPANPFYENTEIRDISGLASVVGL
- a CDS encoding DSD1 family PLP-dependent enzyme; this translates as MNLQSLNTPAALIDVARMNRNITRMQERLNALGVAFRPHVKTSKCKPVVQAQIAAGARGITVSTLKEAEQFFAAGVRDIVYAVGIAPGKLSQALALRRAGCDLKLLADSLAGVEEIVAFGRAHGEAFEIWIEIDVDGHRSGIAPEDPALLPVARALVDGGMRLGGVIAHAGSSYEYDTPDALMRIAEQERAGTVRAAERLRAAGIACDVVSIGSTPTALAAEHLEGVTEVRAGVYVFFDLVMHNVGVNATNEIALSVLTTVIGHQPDKGWAIVDAGWMAMSRDRGTQRQKRDFGYGLVCAEDGNELGDYRMVTANQEHGVIARDDSPDADIAKKFPIGTRLRILPNHACATGAQYPEYVALGPDGEISTWPRFSGW
- a CDS encoding FAD-binding oxidoreductase; translated protein: MRVPLTSLLGTDPLPASADVVVIGAGIVGTFTAWFLAKRGVKVAVVEKGLVGCEQSSRNWGWVRQQNRDARELPIATESLRLWEQFEAESGETTGFRRSGLLYFSNDEAEIARWARWCDFARTAGVKTEVFGSSEAKKRGGATGRQWKGGVFAPTDGTADPGLAATAVARAVRKLGGTVHQNCAARGIETMGGRVSGVVTERGTIRTPVAVLSGGAWASTFCRQLGIRFPQATIRASVAAVSLPSGTLPDALHTKDVTITRRGENLYTLAISGLGRFDPTWQKARFARDFLPMFSSRWRSLSLGTLEGMRSGHESMARWALDQPTPMERMRVLDPTPDEQTIAETRRRAAALCPAIATAQSAGSWAGYIDMTPDGVPVIGESAKLPGFLMAAGLSGHGFGIGPGVGHLAADLVTGATPIVDPLPYTHGRFEQSVWGKVADF
- a CDS encoding FAD-binding oxidoreductase — its product is MQLTSYWLDTSEPFVSRSTGLPLDSCDVVVVGGGITGTTAALELAKRGASVVVCEAGTVGQAASGRNGGMCNNGFAQDYGTMASLIGVERANEIYRAFDAGVDTVERLVREESIDCDFARSGKLKLAAKPAHFDKLARSHALLASNVDPDTRLLTRAQLRDEIGSDRYHGGLIFGKSAGMHVGRYVRGLARAAEARGAHILEHNPVLELRRQPRGGYRIRTPRGEIRAKQVLLASGVTQVGPFGWVRRRIVPVGAFLIVTEKLPVDLLDRLLPRRRMATDTKNFVNFFRTTPDDRLLFGGRAQFAVSTPRADEQSGKILQQQLTSVFPELANTRIDYCWGGMVDMTKNRLPRAGERDGVYYSMGYSGHGTQMSTLMGTRMADIMDGRGDLNPWKDLSWPAIPGHFGKPWFLPIVGAWYRYKDATQ
- a CDS encoding GNAT family N-acetyltransferase codes for the protein MNIPTVAIRRLRADEWRLLRDLRLQALRSDPASFWETETEARAYDDSYWSAFAERLATPDGSRFFMLEVDGTIIGTVFGTRKGEHEYRVGGLWIAPPSRRKGYGSLLVQRVVNWANDDPSAAIRLWCHVGPQTAFYSKNGFHSLGTLRQHESDGRQIVEMQWSCAQAG
- a CDS encoding M20 aminoacylase family protein, with the protein product MNTAAELDTSLPFYHAQREQWTGLRRDLHANPELRFEETRTADVVARELESLGYAPVRGLGGTGVVASLPGSDPSRGIVLRADLDALPIHEANSFAHASCRAGVMHACGHDGHTVMLLGAAEILKALPTLPGSVHFVFQPGEEGGAGARKMIDDGLFERFPTEAVFGMHNWPGLPAGEFGLRTGPIMASGSRFRIVVTGRGAHAAQPQLGLDPIPLACSIVLQCQTIAARHKDPVDPGVISVCMVHAGDTDNVIPESAELRGTIRTLSSALQQQLQRDIRTMCEGLAAAYGARVQVEYFQYYPATVNTPAETALCETVMRETFGDERVHANVPPNMTSEDFGFMLEERPGAYVLIGNAKPGGTSTSLHQPTYDFNDDILPVGVRYWVELAQSYFKR
- a CDS encoding FAD-dependent oxidoreductase, producing MTTASSDPLLRPFTLKHLVLRNRVMSTSHASRLTRDEFPQEVYQRYHEEKAKGGIALTMFGGSSNVSLDSPNTFQQINVSTDAVVPHLRRFSDRIHAHGAALMCQITHLGRRGDAYTEPWLPMIAPSAVRETLHRAIPQAIHDADIERVIRDFGLAAKRCRDGGLDGIETHAGGHLIGQFMDPTVNLRTDKYGGSTANRVRFAIEIHEEIRKQAGDEFIVGFRFSLEDGCSFEEGLAMSRILQDTGLFDFFNVTFGRMDTKMALAVNSMPAMFMPSAPWLPKAAAFKRAVDLPVFHAAKIADLATARYAIREGLLDMVGMTRAHIAEPHLVKLVEAGKEDEARPCVGASFCRNFRATCIHNPATSRETYLTHDIPEAAQKKRVLIVGAGPAGLEAARVCATRGHDVTVLEANSTAGGQMLLAATGSWRRDLIGIVDWRVSALERLNVDVRYNHYAEVSDVLDHGADVVIIATGGLPDLDALPGARYCKTVFDALTETPPRQGSAIVYDGTGRHNAYLCAERYVDAGLDVSLALIDSTPAQETGGRGDDQVWMRNIARWDVPVRTNIELIEVNALANGKRRAVFRHLLTDDLVEVEADHVVVERGMLAVDDLYEAARMYSANDGYTDLEAFATGKPQPATPAEEGRFRLYRIGDASASRDIHTAIYDAYRLCLAL
- a CDS encoding LysR family transcriptional regulator translates to MIELEDMRLFRALGGSRSLAAAARVLNLTPPAVSVRLQRLEERLGLQLAVREARGVTLTDEGVKLLQESIEILERIESIATRVAEQSGSVSGHLRIVAPFGFGRAHIAPLVRELHLQHPNLGVSLVLAESPLSAASGADVVLSIGTAKSSSWVGHFLAPNERFLCASPEFARRMDRLDHPTDLQRYECLTLRENDEDVTRLRFMPDGKARRPGVKGITVRLSGSLSSNDGTVISDWAADGLGIIERSEWSAAGLIAAGKLVRLLPEWRLEPAPIMALLPSRHAITNRQRIFLEAAKRAFDPAPWRHPQRFSPV
- a CDS encoding aldehyde dehydrogenase family protein, yielding MTTPLEHLSHSGHLRQIFVDGAWTDPHGTTSVPLICPSTGETLAELPLGDANDVERAVQAARGAFAHWSITTPQQRAHYLDRIHTLMLERAEMFAQSLTTEMGAPISYARGSHVPLAAEHLRVARDNLADYPFRVRRGSTAIVREPIGVCALITPWNWPIYQITAKVGPALAAGCTIVLKPSELSPLSALLFAEVIEEAGLPAGVFNLVNGTGPEVGERMAAHPQVDMVSITGSTRAGILVAQAAAPTVKRVAQELGGKSPNILLPDADLSRAVTLGVSAAFRNMGQSCSAPTRMIVPRDLLPDVETLAVAVVDAMVVGDPFDEATTHGPLANGVQFERVQTMIEAGVDERAKLLVGGPGRPVEDSRGWFTRPTVFSDVHSDMTIAREEIFGPVLAILPYRDVDEAVEIANDTVYGLGAHVQGRDLDRARAVAARIRSGQVHLNYPAWDPQAPFGGYKQSGNGREYGVEGMEEYLEVKSILGYYA